The genome window GTTGAAGCATAAAGgggcttttcacacggggagcgCCACTTGGCCTGCATAGTCGCCTGGATCTACGGGGTCTACTGCGCTCCTCATGCGAACATACAGGCGGACAACACAGGGTCGTATCATATCAGGTCAATATGGTATTTGGGCTGCACATGGACGGTCCGTGCCAACTCTGATCTCTTCCGTCCTACTTGTTTCTCTTCATATCGTGAACTGAATTTACACAAcctggtctcacgccagttcgtgaaatggtcacgttatttagatttattgattcgtgtacagatcacgattttctcgtttatttcgtgtacagatcatgattttcgaacgttaccatttcacgaactgccatgacactgggcttctctgggggatgcaaaaacggggaaattaaacgcaacaacggggaaatttaCGGAGCCCAactggtcccactttgtcaataaaaattaattataactatcttgtggcctcaagatagtatctcgtggcctcaagataagtgtatataaaaggagaatgcacaatggagcagcttttctccccaaagcagagagtgcagagagtttctcctaaaacccaacctctgccatcccgttattgtggcgcgtcccccacGGTCGTCTCCCGGCGCGTAAGGTACCCTTTCCCCGTTaggtttctcctaaacccaacctccgccatcccgttattgtggcgcgtccccagcgggccgccttgcggccgcctcccagctTACAAACCATCATTTTCGGCCGTTTcacagccgtctcccggcgtcctttccccgagaaaataacgtgacatttacacgaactgccatgagactgcatatccatagtcatttataattcttcttcatattttatagcctatatttatactttttacaagtatatacttgtttatttaccaacttctattattatttatattcctttaaatgtcttgatgcAGCAGCTTTAGCGtgcactctctgctttggggagaaaagctgctccattgtgcattctccttttatatacacttatcttgaggccacgagatagtatgttgaggccacgagatagtatctttaggccacgagatactatcttgaggccacgagatagtatcgtatattgaggccacgagatagtatcttgaggccacgagatagtatcttgaggccacgagatagttataattaattttttttttacaaagtgggaccaggggggctccgtagaaagtaaacgcaacaacggggaaattaaacgccacacgctgGCAACAACAATGGGATGGACCGCCACATgcgggacatgatccccggacgcagggacacgatccgtctctgtggcacgcaacaacggggacatgaaacgccacacgccggccacaacaacgggacggttgagatTAGGAagagaagaacggggaaaggaactgcaacacgccggacgccatccccggtctcctgggtgaaagtcctgtgttgtttgacccgtcCTCCCTACACGGATTTTCTGCGTTTCATACCACTCCCTACCGTTgttgtgctgtgatcacgaaatatgcttcccatttaaatacattaaattaaaattcgtaatcaccacacgagaaaaacgacataatcgtgtcctgttccacgaactgccgtgagactggggtGATTTACAAGACAAACATCACTACACACTTTGTTGTGTCTCCATCTTTGTCTCCTCTAGCAGGATTTAGAAAGACAACAAGATGACTGATATTCTTCCTTTAAATGTGAACAGGCAAATCCCCAAAATAGTAGCCGGCCGTGTCTTTAACTCAGGAAGCGAATGCTCATCTTGTGATCGATGTCCACTTTCTCCAGTgactgaaaacaaaataaaaattatcattttaaaGTATGATACATACTTTTCCTACCATAGATGAAAACAAGTACATTTGATGATATTTCAGTACTTATTACTCAGTACAGTATTTGGAAACACTGGAAGCTATTGCTTTATGTTGATGTTAGCATCGTCTATGTTAATAATAATTGATAACAGTATAAAAAGTTTATTTCATTGTTTAAAGACTTAACAAGTTAATTCAGCAAACAAATCCTCTTTGTTTTCATCCTCacaatagtacttttacttaaatacaaaaataatttgcACTCCCCTACCCAACCCatactgttctatttatttatttacagatgtacatactgtaattacacctatacatagccatattgtactgctcttcatacaattcatcctgcacatacacttattcttacTATTCTTCCTATTCTTATAATGCTACTACactgcacatatatatatatatatatattagggctgtcaatcgattaaaaaaattaatctaattaattacagactctgtgattaattaatcgaaattaatcgcatacataattaacggtgcctgaaccgatacttttttttttgtttattgccaaggccatatggtcaaaattaaatgatttaataataatgtataacaataacaataacttatttcactagtaaattgctgttgaacgacaaaaacaaccaccaaggacatttacaataacttcaaatgcaccacgaagctgtagtttaccagtttcattgaacacaccgtctgtgtttttccgacggcagctgcagattgttacatcccgctgttgagtcacaatcctctacagtaaaacacagtcacactttacaccgttcagcgttagctgtcagcattgtaaccatgtttaatccagctactagctagtggtaggctaacgttagctgctgtcgagtacagtgttaactagctagcggtaggctaccattagctgctgtcgagtatagtgttaactagctagcggtaggctaacgttagctgctgtcgagtatagtgttaactagctagcggtaggctaacgttagctgctgtcgagtatagtgttaactagctagcggtaggctaccattagctgctgtcgagtatagtgttaactagctagcggtaggctaacgttagctgctgttgagtatagtgttaactagctagcggtaggctaacgttagctgctgttgagtatagtgttaactagcgtcacatgcagcggtgtttgtgttgcctgtatcgtcttcagagcatcagagagaagagcagacatatcagtggctccagatttcggtagccagggttggcaggaagaagatttttacaagtaaatgttccagttaatgatccaggcagcacattctcgtctccctccttcattttacagtccaatggaggctagaacggctccggatcaaacgtcaatatggaatggattaatctgcgttattttttctcagattaattaatcgaaattaacgcgttattttgacagccctaatatacatacatatatatatatatatatatatatatatatatatatatatatatatatatatatatatatatataatataatttttaCTACTAgtatgtcactgctactacattgcacatatctgtacatgttgttcatacattgttcatattacatacccatatttattctgctcttataacactgcaatatatttcttgtcctgcttatgcaccacctgtctatactttgtctaacacattgcacttttctgcttttttttgcacttctggttggaacgcaaactgcattttgctgtctttgtactctgcacaatgacaataaagttgaatcttaatctaaatctaaaatctAAAGTGTTTAGGTTTAGATTAATATTCCCAATTGTCTATTTGGTCCCTAATTAAGTCAACCCCTCTCACCTTTCTGAACTCGTCGAAGGAGATGGCGTCATCTTGGTCCAGGTCGGCTTCCTGGATGGCTCGCTCGGCGATGCTCTGCAGCTGCTCCTCCGTTACCTGCATCTCCAGCATCGTCCGCAGCACCTGTCAGTCACAGTTAGCAACCGATCAATCATCGCATCCAGAAACGACTTGcgtcttaacccttgtgttggcttcctgggtcaaaattgacccaGTCTGTTTATAAAGTAAAAATGatcacccaattctgtgttaTATCTTCtaagccaacttcattccaaccaattaccactagttttacacttactTTTGGAATTCACTGTCACTGTCACtgttactactgtttaacttattttactatttatttacatttattttatcgttattaattcatactgtgtgtatatgtttatacttatattgtttatattcttttatccttcttatatttgaatgtgtgacatgcaccaataACActatgacaaattcctcgtatgtgcaacgtacttggcaataaagccctttctgattctgattctaaacCTCATTTTTATGAAATCATACCTAATTTCTAAGGCTCGATTCTGGGCCCAATTCCTTTCtctatatacataatatatgttTAACCTTCCAAGGCATAATAATAACTAGTAGAAACATACGGTCTTTTGGAGCTAAAAGCTAACAGTCGCCCCATTCTGCTGATGTCTTTGTTGTCTTCCTAGCCCTTACAGAAGGTTTTGTATCCTAGAAGTCCAGAGTTTTTTGGGGTCTTTGTGCAATTAATCcatactgttacatccaagactGATACACTGTatgtaagaaatgtaaatagtttgtcctttatatgagttataatgttcattatgtttatttttccactggaggactccaaatatatagaactgttttagacaacacaaatgtgtgtgttgcattgctgtgtgtgtgatatcaatgAATATGACATTAGTAGAGTtttggcataagtgaatgtcatgaggacaaaagtgtctggactgtttttgaaaaaatgtagatATTTTGTCCACTGTATAAgtaacaatgtttattttttcactgtttGACTGTTTACATAGGAAAACTGATTTGGACAGAAGATTGGCTTAGCttttattgctgtgtgtgtgatatcaatacatatctgtgagattcctgttccgttttatttatttatttgtctttatggtcctacaacctttttaacattcaattgacctcactgcagcccagatattctaatagcccagtttttccGGAACAAATGGTGTTCATAGATTGACTGTGGACAACAGCGTtaatgttttacaagcttttttagaaaattaaaccagaCGGACCTGAGGTTGTCAAAAATCCTTTAGGGCTCTCAGCATTAATGTATATGCAAATGATATACTGTTATATCTTTCTGTCGGAGGATAAGGATAATTAGTGGTGGATTTCTTGTAACTTGAAATAATCACATGCTTCGAGGAGGCTGTTTAAAACTTTGCACTGGTATCCCATTTGTATAACCTCACGTAGGGTCATTTTTGTAGATTACTAATCATATAGATGTACAGAAGTGAAGTGAATCCAAACTATATACTCCTGTCCGTGTGAGTGAACTGGAAAGATGCAATTTTGTTGAAGTTGCACCGTTTTTGCATTGCAAAGACTCTGGGTAATATAGTGAAGTAATCATATGCTCCATCAAATGAATGTGCCTGAAACCCATCGGCCTGAAGCAGATTTCAGAGTCTGAGTGGTACCATTTGAAGTTTGTTTCCAAGGTGTGTATTTAGAGAGGTGTGAAGATATACagttactgtacatacacaccgccgccgacttgagctgcaaaaaagctctggccgcccggtaaAGGACGCTTGTCcaaaagtccggggaagctgtttgaggcttcgGCCACTCTGACGTAGCAGCTTTCTATGTTCATCacggaaaaagatcaagcagccactgcacttTTATAAATTACGTacataatgacagaatgtgtattggttgttggtcgcagcggtgtctgttagcagttagctcgctcgttagccgctgaaccgcagcagcgtgcaggcagagcgagcagccgtcagctgttgatccgtgcaggacttcaccgtgagcggactgtttagagaccatgtgaccagcaggtaacgttaactggtccctatatgcaaatatcataaatgatagggaacccagcaacggccatgatgagcttctcctcctttttctctgaactaatgttttggtaggaaccaaagtttacatcgtatgtttctctggaatcagccagcgtgaaggacgtctatattctgattggttgccgctgaaccgtgtcatagctcattaccataaagttgacctactttcaactttctgattgacgctctggtcgctcaaaacgctcaAAACGGCCAAAACGCGGAACACAGAtttgccgctccttgcagctgagagaagcagcttccattgaaaatgaacgacttcctgtatctttagaagatcaagtcggcggccgTACAGTTATGAGTTTAACAGACCTGAAGAAGCTCTTCTCGCGAAATCTTTCCATCTCTGTCCTGATCATACAACTGGAAAGCaactgaacacacagacagacagagggactgGCATTAGTGGATCACATCTCACCAAGTAGAAATGAAAAGCTGAAGCAGAACAAACCAAAGTGGACTAACATTTGAGTTTCCTGGTCCTGCTGTTGGCCGGCTCCGGCTGTACTCCGTCTCTGGATCGGCTTGTTTCTGTGGGATGAAAATGAGCCAGAATCCGAACAAAGGAGGCAAAGTCCACCGTTTCCTTTCTGGAGAAAGAGAGCGGAAAGAGTAATGAgtaatgtttcctgtttcctgttcaaCGTGACTAACAAACACAGGATGGACTACAAACTGCTCTCATAACTCCAGTTGTGTTACAGTTTGTCGTGTGAAGGATTAAAAGTTTCTGTGTTCACAAAAGTACTGACTTTATCTTCTGATTTATGCATCGTTAGTTCAGGCAGTTTCATgattgaaaaacaacaaaacaaaaattaaatcaTGTTCTCTGTGGTGGTTTACACTATGCTGTGCTTTGCAACTTAATCAGTGTTCATAATaaaggacgtttttctcgttttttaggtggtggccagcacgaaataccctacggggaaaggacgcctcacacgccgggagacagcTGAAAAGGACGCCCCATATGCCGGGAGTTAGCCGCGGGGGATGTGCGACAATAAAGgaatggcggaggttgggtttaggaaaaacattacggggaaagggcgcctcacacgccgggagacggccgctggggacggatgctggggacgcgcgacaataactgGATGGTTgcgattaggaagactacgggaaactaaacgccacatgcaggacacgatccccgctcgcccgggtgaaagtcctgtattgtttgacccatccacccccccggcCTCCCTCCCTACGCAAattttcggctctttatactactccctaccgttttCATGCTGTGACcatgaaatatgcttcccattgaaatacattacttcacattttcgtgctggccaccacgtaaaaaacaagaaaaacgtcctcgtgaacacgaatcaatagattaaaaataacgtgacatttgcacaaactgccgtgagaccgggctgaatgtaaacattgttgtcatttcattattttcattatcactATGGCCATGCCAAGTGCTCACTGagcccatgtgcagtgattccttccgagggaacacagcaaatttgactggaatattggattgtatgagttcgacaatcaactagtgtggacttgaccggaaaacaggaaataaacagaggtatgtgcactggctggattaacacacttttatgcctttctgtcacttctacagcagtcagattcactgagttcactcagaaggaatcactgcacatggggaggcacttgtaatgacatttgattatgtttagaggcttaaaacacgtttaaaactgccctgtttaagcctgtagggtgctaatgctagcagggggataacacggtgtaggcaacaccgattgttttcgggCTTTTTTTCGCTACTGCCAGCACTcaaaatttccaaacaacagagctacgtgttgaaattgaccggaattctcctttaaggtttaggatagctgattggtcaggaGATAGGACCtatacaaatggggttacgtaccttgtgtaagcatggacgcctggccaatgaatgctattgaagggcgggtcttggcgtggccatagtgggattcgtaatatcgctggTGGACGttggactagtgggctgtaggaccaaagggaatttttgaGGTTATTGAGACCGTcggagaaatgacatggcaccgattttttttcattttcagtccctccagaaaaacatgattatgcgatctcataattcaatgcataatcagtcaaagtctgcatatttatgcgggggccgcattttttcaaatacaccgcactttcgctgcataaattgcagatttccgtgcaaaatatgcagggcttgcatgattttatAATCCCCGTATTTTCgtttcaaaaaagtcacatcatatcttagcagaaagttgaaaaacgtttacttcacacaagagcagccgtttcccctgttgccatgggaacgttatgaagtgacgtaattacacgacgtgaacatcatcgaaaagctgcaaaccccgcgatgaagccacgatgaaaccgcagtttttgcaagttcccgcaatttcatcgcataaaattgcataaatatcccgcatattccatcgcatttttaagaaaacctgccacataatcaaggatttttgcccgcaacaatcacaaaaaactctttttctggaaggactgcatTTTGTCACATACAACATGACAAATACGGgagaaaaataattgaataaccTCTGACTGTTCCCACTCTCTCTATTAGAAACAAATGTGTGTCCAAATCAAACCCATCAGGATCAAGGCCTTTCACACAGAGTTAGTCCACATGGACATTTTGCTTCCAATGTGATAATTACAGGTTAAAACAAAGATGTCCACCGACCTGAGCTCTCCCTCTGGTCTACGTCCAGAAACTAAACCTCTCGTACAGACGGAGGATGTGAGCAGCGGAGACTGAAACACAGAGAACCTTTCATTGATTACAGACGAATCAATAACCCATCATTACGCCAGTAAAACCAGCTGAACCTGCTACATCCAgccatgccctgctgtgccacgctacatactgcaacgccctgcagtgccctgctatgacattaACTATTACTCACTGTTccattaaagcccatgttgcaggttaaccaccactgttgattaatgggtacataaagtactcaacatatgtatatcattgttaaaaatgtcaccaaatagtgttaaaggccagtttttaccgttttagtcgtttagtgggttttttaacgcaattcggtgatgacgtcacgtttggggagacgtgcctcagtctagtactagaactatggtgactgactgggatgaggaagaggtggaagaggtgtttttaNNNNNNNNNNNNNNNNNNNNNNNNNNNNNNNNNNNNNNNNNNNNNNNNNNNNNNNNNNNNNNNNNNNNNNNNNNNNNNNNNNNNNNNNNNNNNNNNNNNNNNNNNNNNNNNNNNNNNNNNNNNNNNNNNNNNNNNNNNNNNNNNNNNNNNNNNNNNNNNNNNNNNNNNNNNNNNNNNNNNNNNNNNNNNNNNNNNNNNNNAGGACTAGGACTGTGGAGGCTCCAGAGATTTTCTTTTGCTGGTGCTATGGGGTCGCTCAACGTTTCAGTGAGGGTGTTCTGAAATTTAGAGTTTCCCTTGACACAcacagcctacacacacacacacacacacagacacacacccacctcTGCCGCGGTTTACTAAGCGAGTGAACGAGAGAGattgatttatgttttttaacTAAAGTTAAAACTAGAGTTGTTGATACAACAGCACCATAAAACTGTGATTAGCCCACCAAACATATTTCAATAGCAGCCAACAAGCCGGGTTTAGACAATCATTACTGCAGCTTTCATACAGAGCTCATATTTGCAGAAGAGTAATGCAGCAGGCCAAATACACcacacacatgacacacacacacacacacacacacacacacacacacacagtattcatACTTGCACACATGGTCAAATAATGTAGCCTAGTCATATCTGTTGTGATTGAAGGTATCCAATGAGTGGCCTCGCTGTGTGACCCCTGGTCTGATGTCATTTACAGCAGTGGAATTGATGTTTAGGGAGTAAAAAACCATCCATTACTAAAGTTACACTCACTTCCCTAATCCTCATGGCTACCAGTATCACCTGTGTTGGCTTTATGTTTTTTAGTCTAAAAATAATCgcttgttttattaatgtatttattaatttttcaaaaataaattacactatTTAAGGAAAATATTTTTCATAAATAAACCACTAATTTCTTGGGGGTGCTGAGGGAATTCTAGGGCAGCCCCAAGCCCCCCCCACCGCCGGCACCGCCTATGGACTAGGGCTGCCAGTATGAAGAAATATGccataacgttgttgaatatcgcaataACGATTTTAGTGTCTCTGTTCTgcattttaaattcaacaaactgcttgttggcTAACATTCTGTATTGAACCAATTGAACATTAAGTTAACATAAAAGGCAGTTACATTTTATAGTGTTTAAGTTTTCTACTGATCTTTTCTTCCAATTATCTCAAAAATCTCTCAAAAACGATATAGTGCAGCCCTATGGAGGACAGTGTTAACTAGCTGCTGTGACTACTGCCTTGTATAAGGAGGGACTCCACCAGACCTGAGAGCCACACAGACCGTTGCCTGGTGAACCTTGCCTGCAGCTGTTTCATCAGTCCAGCTCGTTGACTCTACTCGGCTGTTTCTTCTTCGTTAAGAAACGGAGGATCCGGAGATTCTCCTCAgtgggagtgtcactgaaacaGCCCATGTGTGTAacttcctgttgtgttcttaaaccccaaaCAAAGCATGAGTAGACTTtatttcacagttactgttttccgtcagaacGTTATAGATCTCGACATTTCCGGCTATTAAATAATGGATTAATTAATGATTTTAAAAACCAATTTGTTAATTCCTGTTTTAATGTacaattaaatatgaaataaagaAATTTCATTTTCCAAGACCCTGGAGACCCTCCTTATTATTCTTTGTTCTTAGTTGTTCCTAAACTATTCTTTATACTTCTATGAACTTTAAAAGCCTGAGAGTCCACCCACGGTggagttaaagtgcccatattatgaaaaaatcactttttctgggatttggggtgttattttgtgtctctggtgcttccacacacatacaaactttgaaaaaaatccatccatgctgtttagagtgagatacggtttctgaatgtgtcctgtcttcagtctctgggtgagctgttcaaaatcggcacggcttgtgacgtcacaagccgtgccgaaaccagcaggctaaccgcaaccattagctcgtagcattagcatgctaacgctagcatgctaacgctagcatgctaacgctagcatgctaacgctagcatgctacctcgttctcaatagcaaagcactgctacaacacacacaagttcaccataatctacaaaagaactacttccatgtgcgccctcatttagaagtctcccagctaatcctgccttgtaactgaccgaagttgtagaaacagtctttcttttactgtctatggagctagctagctgacatgatctacatctgagctactgagcatgtgcagtgcaatgaaagatagtacagaagaagaagaagaagaaaagaggtctcactctgtagctaaaacagagaccagctgaaaagaggatctgcagcagtgagagagagcactgcagtacaacacaaatatggtgttttttgaaaattaaaccatgtaaacctattctggtacaaccttaaaatacaattatgaacctgaaaatgagcataatatggctgctttaagaaaaCTCACTTTTTCATAATGTTCTATTTGCAGAAGATGTGACTGTTGTATATATTGTTTTACAAACATTAGATCTTCAGCTTTCAGAATCCATAAACCAGTTGTATGTTGTCCAAACTATAACAATAAAGttgtaaaaatacaaactttgtgaatataaaaagtcaaacatttcGGGATATGCATCTCCATTTGCACTGGAATGTTAGAAATAGGTTTTCTGTCTTAATTAGTCAAATTAAATCCACACTTACACTTCATCAGACGACGTCTTAACCCTGCTCTCCACCATGGTCCACGCTGGAggaagaaacacagacagaatgaTTTTCTATTCAAGATGAGTCCTAACTGCTGTTCAACATGAAGCCGTGTTCCTCAGtttgtcagagagacagagaaactcaTCTCAGTCAACTGTCGTTTCTGATGAATGTTTCCATTTAATAAGACTTCTGTGGATCCATGTGTTTCCTAACTCGGGCCTCCTTTCTCCTCTGAACAAGATTAACAGAAATAAGAAGTCCTTCATGATGGTGGACCAGAGCAGAAAGACATGACATTAGAGAAATTAGAGGCTCCTGCAGAGTGTGAGCTTGTGTTGTCTGTCcatacctgagagtgtccagttCACTCTGGGGTGGATCAGCAGACAGCTTCACTCCACTCAGGGACTTTTGGATCTCCTCCGCTAAAAGAAGAATGATTTCATGAATCCCAGAGGAGAGGTTACATTCTTTTACTCTgttattttacacattacacatacaCCGTGTAGTGAGTCTACACATAAGGACCTGAAGCATAAGCATTTAATGTCAGAGCCTAGTATTCCTGTGTGAAAACACTTGGGAAGACTTTTGTCCCATTGAAAAGCTTTCCAAATGTCCGGGTTTTGCCTTTCCTATTATTGGGACATTTGGTAGGCTTTTAATAAGGAATATGTCTTCCCCAATGTCCTTGCCCAACTGGGAATATTAATGGGGTCACTGAGATGTATGTATGGGCCTCAGACTTCTCCTTTCTGGGGTAACTCCATGTGCAAATCCCCCCTGGAGAACCAGGGACATTTGggaaggtgttttcactgttttaaagctgtaacagtAGTAGGGAAGGTGTTTGTGTCACCTGGTTCAGGAAAGAGCTGAATTTTCCCCAACCAATCACCAGAGACTTCTACTCTGAGCTGGCCAACTTCGGGTTCAGCACTATGCTAACTTACATGGGGATACAATAATTAGTTATCAAACCAAAAACGTTTAAGTTCTGATAATAACATGAGTCATTCCGCTTAAAACATTTTATCCACTGTTTTAAAGCTGCAACAGTAGCTACAGAGTAGACTACCGCGGAGCCTAAGACGTAAGCACAATTTTAACTAACTTGTTTGAGATTGGCCAGAGAGCCC of Sander lucioperca isolate FBNREF2018 chromosome 5, SLUC_FBN_1.2, whole genome shotgun sequence contains these proteins:
- the LOC116062741 gene encoding calcineurin B homologous protein 1-like, giving the protein MGSKSSSLNKIPNAQELMQETGFSAAHILRLYERFEFLDVDQRGELRPEDFGAIRELPMNPIGDRIISAFFSPGKETVDFASFVRILAHFHPTETSRSRDGVQPEPANSRTRKLKFAFQLYDQDRDGKISREELLQVLRTMLEMQVTEEQLQSIAERAIQEADLDQDDAISFDEFRKSLEKVDIDHKMSIRFLS